A genomic region of Amphiura filiformis chromosome 6, Afil_fr2py, whole genome shotgun sequence contains the following coding sequences:
- the LOC140154438 gene encoding kalirin-like, which produces MRSRSSISLLRIRSVSESNLGSRHGPTGSSSSLSSRRSCKESAIAKLGVKLRNPMFAFEAAPQFIEPIVSQCLIEGETAKLTCRASGRPRPPVIWKGPNSTVLLPNYRLMMVEDQDGTHSLEITNCNFKDEGEYQCVATNDGGSVSCSGSLRVKGKPGPPGRPILHEVHSTAVVLYWDPPQHSGNCLIQAYTVEYAQKGRRPVVWQVAAAYVLTTFFKVEDLPSGQTFYFRVSANNEIGLSDPSEPSDGADLPTDTGDGEGQVAGLSWHYNFDSTFSVLGELGRGRFSVVKQCFDQQHQKEVAAKCIGKKHMGLEQVEQEVSIVRALSHPAIYELMSCYETPKHFVLIFDFISSGRLMDHLISLAKLTEHRIAYYVSQVLDVLHYLHNCGIAHLDIKPENLLIDLSSLIPSIKLIDFGDAVNIATSQGEHTLLGNPEFAAPELITEGDITTFTDMWSVGVLTYVLLSGISPFLDESIEETCINIMKVDFCFPDTYFFNISRNAKNFISNLLKGDARARLTSQGGMDSPWIKSLKGKSLTRSAGTEINKTRLADFIERRKTHNDIYIVPNMMDQHIGGKTSTV; this is translated from the exons ATGCGAAGCCGATCAAGCATATCCTTACTGCGTATTCGTTCCGTGTCAGAGAGTAATCTTGGATCCAGACATGGACCTACAGGATCCAGTAGTAGCTTATCATCCAGGAGAagctgtaaggaatctgctatagCAAAGCTAGGTGTCAAG CTTCGAAATCCAATGTTTGCTTTTGAAG CTGCTCCTCAATTTATCGAGCCAATCGTTAGCCAGTGTTTGATCGAGGGCGAGACTGCTAAGCTTACCTGTCGTGCAAGCGGAAGACCCAGACCGCCTGTAATTTGGAAAGGCCCTAACAGCACTGTTCTACTTCCCAACTATCGCCTGATGATGGTAGAGGACCAGGATGGAACTCACTCATTGGAGATAACTAATTGTAATTTCAAAGATGAAGGCGAATACCAATGTGTTGCTACAAATGACGGTGGTTCAGTGTCATGTTCTGGATCACTTAGAGTCAAAG GTAAACCAGGTCCACCAGGCCGACCAATTCTTCATGAGGTTCACTCCACAGCGGTTGTTTTATATTGGGACCCACCTCAACACAGTGGTAACTGCCTTATACAAGCTTATACAGTGGAATATGCACAAAAGG GTAGGAGACCGGTAGTGTGGCAAGTAGCAGCCGCCTACGTTCTCACCACATTCTTTAAAGTTGAAGATCTTCCTTCAGGGCAGACGTTTTACTTCCGGGTCAGTGCTAACAATGAGATTGGACTCAGTGACCCCAGTGAACCGTCAGACGGTGCTGATCTACCTACAGACACAG GCGATGGAGAGGGACAGGTTGCTGGGCTTTCATGGCATTACAACTTTGATTCAACATTCAGTGTACTTGGTGAACTTGGAAG GGGGAGGTTCTCTGTTGTGAAGCAGTGCTTTGATCAGCAGCATCAGAAGGAAGTTGCAGCAAAATGCATCGGCAAGAAACACATGGGTCTAGAGCAAGTTGAGCAAGAAGTCTCCATAGTGAGAGCATTAAGCCACCCTGCTATATATGAGTTGATGAGCTGCTATGAGACACCTAAGCATTTTGTGCTCATCTTTGATTT CATATCAAGTGGTCGACTAATGGATCATCTAATCAGTCTTGCCAAATTGACAGAACATAGGATTGCATATTATGTGTCTCAAGTGCTGGATGTGCTACACTATCTACATAATTGTGGAATTGCTCATCTAGACATTAAG CCAGAGAATCTCCTAATAGATCTGAGTAGCCTCATCCCTAGCATCAAATTGATTGACTTTGGGGATGCCGTGAATATAGCTACCAGTCAGGGTGAGCATACGTTACTAGGCAACCCAGAGTTTGCTGCTCCCGAACTTATTACCGAAGGAGATATCACAACATTCACAGATATGTG GAGTGTTGGTGTGCTCACTTATGTGCT ATTAAGTGGTATTTCACCATTTTTGGATGAGAGTATTGAGGAGACCTGCATCAACATTATGAAAGTGGACTTCTGCTTCCCGGATACCTATTTCTTTAACATCAGTCGCAATGCCAAGAATTTCATTAGCAATCTACTGAAAGGAGATGCGAG AGCCAGATTAACATCTCAAGGTGGTATGGATAGTCCATGGATCAAAAGTTTGAAAGGGAAATCTTTAACACGATCTGCAGGCACTGAAATTAATAAGACCAGACTTGCTGACTTCATAGAGAGAAGAAAGACACAT aatgaTATCTATATAGTTCCAAACATGATGGATCAACACATAGGAGGGAAGACATCAACTGTATAG